The Brevibacterium atlanticum genome segment CCTCAACGAGAACCGAAACGCCTGGTCGGGCACCTATATCGCACTCTTCCAGCCGGCCGAGGAGAACGCGGCCGGCGCGAAGGCGATGATCGACGACGGCCTGACAACGGCGGTGCCGAAACCCGATGTCGCCCTTGCTCAGCACGTCATGCCGATGCCCGCGGGGCGAATCTTCACCGCCTCGGGCCCGGTGATGTCGGCCGGCGATTCGGTGAAGATCACGGTCTTCGGCCGTGGCGCGCACGGGTCGATGCCGCACCTGTCGGTCGATCCGGTCGTGCTCGCGGCCTCGATCGTGCTCCGACTGCAGACGATCGTCTCGCGGGAGACCGAACCGGGCGAGTTCGCCGTCGTCACCGTCGGTGCCTCGAATGCGGGTTCGAAGTCGAACATCATTCCCGACCGGGCCGAACTCCTGCTCAATGTGCGCACCTACGACACCGCGGTCCGGCAGCGCGTGATCGACTCGATCGAACGCATCGTCCGCGGCGAATGCGAAGCGGCCGGATCGCCGAAGGAACCGACCTTCGAATACTTCGACCAGTTCCCACTGACGGACAACAGTGAGGCCGTCAACGACACCGTCACTGAGGCGCTCACCGGCTACTTCGGCGACGAGGTGGTGCAGCCCGCCACTCCAGCGACCGCCTCGGAGGACTTCAGCGAACTGCCCACCGCCTTCGGCATCCCCTACGCCTACTGGTTCGTCGGCTCCTTCGATGCCGAGAAGT includes the following:
- a CDS encoding amidohydrolase; this translates as MTTPEFLDSIDSQLAWQRDLYRHFHQHPELSLEEHQTAERIESELTDLGLEVKRIGDTGLDYASTVEGVMHACGHDMHATALLGAVRLLNENRNAWSGTYIALFQPAEENAAGAKAMIDDGLTTAVPKPDVALAQHVMPMPAGRIFTASGPVMSAGDSVKITVFGRGAHGSMPHLSVDPVVLAASIVLRLQTIVSRETEPGEFAVVTVGASNAGSKSNIIPDRAELLLNVRTYDTAVRQRVIDSIERIVRGECEAAGSPKEPTFEYFDQFPLTDNSEAVNDTVTEALTGYFGDEVVQPATPATASEDFSELPTAFGIPYAYWFVGSFDAEKYKDAEEAGTVLTDVPANHSPFFAPEIDPTLEIATKAQAIGALAYLGG